A part of Corynebacterium lactis RW2-5 genomic DNA contains:
- a CDS encoding NUDIX hydrolase: MVSQDQFTPAAPKLAATVLLLRDTDRGIEVYVQERVASMRFAANMTVFPGGGVDPRDFPAQGQTRQAGREAIVDGAYAAKLGTDVRTAHALVCAAVRETFEETGTLLARHIGGSIVEDSSRYHAQRGQLEACELAFSEFLSAEELILDPSLIRPWANWVTPKTQPIRYDTHFFLAAHPPGQVADGNTSEASSTGWFRPSSILDGWRREVIGLMPPTWAELKRVEQFATVRQALDAANAEPIRRTSSDFLEQPFMDEYFAVATHMGHLRRTSRDDH, encoded by the coding sequence GTGGTTAGCCAGGATCAGTTCACACCCGCAGCGCCGAAGCTGGCTGCGACAGTACTTCTGCTCCGCGACACTGATAGGGGCATTGAGGTCTATGTGCAAGAGCGGGTGGCCTCGATGCGATTCGCCGCGAACATGACAGTTTTCCCGGGAGGCGGCGTCGATCCCAGGGATTTTCCCGCGCAGGGGCAGACCCGCCAGGCGGGTCGTGAAGCGATTGTCGACGGGGCATATGCGGCCAAGCTAGGGACAGATGTGAGGACGGCTCACGCCCTGGTGTGCGCGGCCGTTAGGGAGACATTCGAGGAAACTGGCACCCTCCTGGCCCGGCACATTGGCGGCTCAATCGTTGAGGACTCCTCTCGGTACCACGCCCAACGCGGGCAGCTAGAGGCATGCGAGCTGGCATTTTCCGAATTCTTGAGCGCCGAAGAACTGATTTTAGACCCCAGTCTGATCCGACCCTGGGCCAACTGGGTTACCCCTAAGACGCAGCCAATCCGCTACGACACGCACTTCTTCCTGGCGGCCCACCCTCCGGGGCAAGTCGCAGACGGAAATACGTCCGAGGCATCCTCGACCGGATGGTTCCGGCCCTCGTCGATACTGGACGGCTGGCGCCGTGAAGTTATCGGACTAATGCCTCCAACTTGGGCCGAGCTGAAGCGAGTGGAACAGTTCGCTACGGTCCGGCAGGCGCTCGACGCCGCAAATGCCGAGCCTATTCGCCGCACGAGCAGCGACTTCTTAGAGCAACCGTTCATGGACGAGTATTTCGCAGTCGCCACGCACATGGGGCACTTGCGTCGAACGTCGCGCGACGACCACTAG